A single genomic interval of Longimicrobiales bacterium harbors:
- a CDS encoding Nif3-like dinuclear metal center hexameric protein yields MKLESLLQYLDGYLGISGHPDYATALNGLQVEGPTEVTKVVTAVDASQASITAAAALGADLMIVHHGIFWDGHLPLTGRLGRRARALFEANIGLYSCHLPLDSHAEVGNCILLARAIGVTPLGRIGDYKGARLGWWGETNEPISLEGLQGRVSVAVCGGRVEVLRGGPQQILRVGVLTGGGGAFVREAAELGLHAFVTGEGSHHTYFDAGEFGIHVLFAGHYATETFGVRALAQHLGERFGLESQFLDQPTGL; encoded by the coding sequence GTGAAATTGGAATCACTGCTCCAGTACCTGGACGGATACCTCGGGATTTCCGGGCACCCTGATTATGCCACGGCCCTGAACGGGCTTCAGGTCGAGGGGCCCACTGAAGTGACAAAGGTTGTCACAGCAGTGGATGCGTCGCAGGCATCCATCACAGCTGCAGCCGCGCTGGGTGCCGACCTGATGATCGTCCATCACGGGATCTTCTGGGACGGGCACTTGCCGCTGACGGGGCGGCTCGGGCGCCGTGCAAGGGCACTGTTTGAGGCCAATATCGGGCTTTATAGCTGCCACCTGCCGCTCGACAGTCATGCGGAGGTCGGGAACTGCATCCTGCTCGCGCGCGCGATCGGGGTGACGCCGCTCGGAAGAATTGGAGACTACAAGGGCGCGAGGCTTGGCTGGTGGGGTGAGACCAACGAACCAATCTCCCTTGAGGGCCTCCAGGGACGGGTATCGGTGGCGGTGTGTGGAGGGCGAGTCGAGGTGCTACGGGGCGGCCCGCAGCAGATCCTGCGTGTTGGCGTTCTGACTGGGGGTGGAGGAGCTTTCGTCAGAGAGGCCGCCGAATTGGGGCTGCACGCGTTCGTGACCGGTGAGGGATCGCATCACACGTACTTCGACGCTGGAGAATTCGGAATACACGTTCTGTTTGCCGGGCACTACGCGACTGAAACCTTTGGTGTACGTGCCCTAGCACAGCACCTCGGCGAAAGGTTCGGCCTGGAGAGCCAGTTCCTGGACCAGCCGACGGGATTGTGA
- the mnmG gene encoding tRNA uridine-5-carboxymethylaminomethyl(34) synthesis enzyme MnmG has product MRKEYGVIVVGGGHAGTEAAAAAARAGVRTLLLSPDLTRIGQMSCNPAVGGVAKGVVAREVDALGGVMGQATDASRIQFRMLNRSKGPAVWGPRAQCDRAMYPVVVRRILDRLPMLDLFQDMVDDLVVDSGRAVGVRTRGGLVFQGQSVVVTTGTFLRGRIHVGGESGVEAGRAGEAPSVALAEGLEGLGLEVARFKTGTPPRVDGRTVDFSKTERQDGDDLLYRFAAYAQEVIPEQRPCWITYAGGELKDVVTRNLMKSALYGGEIAGRGPRYCPSIEDKIVRFPNAPRHQVFLEPEGLDTTELYVNGLSTSLPAEVQLEFLRTIPGMEEVVMTKVGYAIEYDYFPPHQLRHTLELRDVPGLFFAGQINGTTGYEEAAGQGVLAGINAAMQVRGDAPMVLERDEAYIGVLIDDLVTRGVDEPYRLFTSRAEFRLLLRQDNAPRRLGTLAEQRGLLTTSQNAALRRRLVDEDRVLVWFENTSIPATAAAPVLKRSGSTGIPHAVRAVELLKRPKVSAADLIAIAPDPPPGDVSEEVLAAVEVELKYKGYVQRERERALRLRGQAGFHLDENLPYEAFETLSYEAREKLARVRPGSLAQAGRIPGVSPADLQNLVLEVRRLRSGAPPAN; this is encoded by the coding sequence ATGCGTAAAGAGTACGGCGTAATCGTTGTGGGCGGGGGCCATGCTGGGACAGAGGCGGCGGCGGCGGCTGCCCGTGCCGGGGTGCGAACTCTTCTTCTTTCGCCCGACCTGACCCGCATTGGCCAAATGAGCTGCAACCCCGCCGTCGGGGGAGTCGCCAAGGGAGTGGTGGCTCGAGAGGTTGATGCGCTTGGGGGTGTGATGGGCCAGGCGACGGATGCGTCTCGAATTCAGTTCCGGATGCTGAACCGGTCCAAGGGGCCGGCGGTGTGGGGACCCCGGGCGCAGTGCGATCGGGCGATGTATCCAGTTGTGGTACGACGCATCCTGGACAGACTGCCCATGCTGGATCTCTTCCAGGATATGGTGGACGACCTCGTGGTGGACTCGGGGCGTGCCGTGGGTGTTCGAACTCGAGGCGGGCTGGTGTTCCAAGGTCAATCCGTTGTCGTCACGACGGGAACGTTCCTGCGCGGGCGCATTCACGTGGGTGGGGAGTCCGGGGTCGAGGCTGGTCGCGCGGGAGAGGCTCCGTCGGTCGCCTTGGCCGAGGGCCTCGAAGGTCTCGGCCTCGAGGTCGCTCGCTTCAAGACCGGAACCCCCCCGAGGGTGGACGGACGGACAGTTGACTTTTCGAAGACAGAGCGGCAGGACGGAGACGACTTGCTCTACCGTTTCGCGGCGTATGCGCAGGAAGTGATCCCGGAGCAGCGGCCGTGCTGGATTACCTATGCCGGTGGTGAACTGAAGGACGTCGTAACCCGCAACCTTATGAAGAGCGCGCTCTACGGCGGCGAGATCGCCGGACGAGGGCCGCGTTACTGCCCTTCGATCGAGGACAAGATCGTTCGGTTTCCGAATGCTCCTCGACACCAAGTCTTCCTGGAGCCTGAGGGGCTCGACACGACGGAACTGTATGTGAATGGACTGTCGACCTCATTGCCGGCGGAGGTTCAGCTTGAGTTCCTCCGGACGATCCCGGGGATGGAGGAGGTCGTCATGACGAAGGTCGGATACGCGATCGAGTATGACTACTTCCCGCCTCACCAGCTTCGGCACACGCTCGAGCTCCGGGACGTGCCTGGTCTATTCTTCGCGGGACAGATCAACGGGACCACGGGATACGAAGAGGCGGCGGGGCAGGGGGTCTTGGCTGGGATCAATGCAGCGATGCAGGTTCGGGGCGACGCACCGATGGTTCTGGAGCGAGACGAGGCTTACATCGGGGTTCTGATCGATGATCTTGTCACCAGGGGAGTGGACGAGCCATACCGTCTCTTCACGTCTCGAGCAGAGTTTCGGCTCCTGCTTCGGCAGGACAATGCGCCGCGCAGGCTCGGTACCTTGGCTGAGCAACGAGGCCTTCTCACTACCTCACAGAACGCCGCACTTCGCCGCCGTCTGGTGGATGAGGATCGGGTCTTGGTCTGGTTTGAGAACACCTCGATCCCTGCTACGGCAGCTGCTCCTGTCCTCAAGCGATCAGGCTCCACCGGCATTCCTCATGCGGTACGGGCCGTCGAGCTGTTGAAGCGCCCGAAGGTCTCGGCGGCGGACTTGATCGCGATCGCACCTGATCCACCTCCGGGAGACGTATCTGAGGAGGTCCTGGCGGCCGTCGAGGTCGAATTGAAGTACAAGGGGTATGTGCAGCGGGAGCGAGAACGGGCCCTTCGCCTTCGGGGGCAGGCAGGCTTTCACCTCGACGAGAACCTGCCCTACGAAGCGTTCGAGACCCTTTCCTATGAGGCGAGGGAAAAGTTGGCCAGAGTCCGGCCGGGGAGTCTGGCTCAGGCTGGTCGAATCCCGGGTGTTTCACCCGCGGATCTGCAGAACCTAGTCCTTGAGGTGCGGCGACTCCGTTCTGGCGCGCCGCCGGCTAACTAA
- a CDS encoding ParB/RepB/Spo0J family partition protein: MARDRLGKGLGALLGEYLEPEVADGEVRKLPLSSVIPNPMQPRRVFTDSELGGLTSSIRENGLLQPLVVRPAPGTADRYQLVAGERRFRAVNKLEWTEVPVVVREADDETLLVLALVENLQREALNPLEEAEGYQALAERFGMKQVDIARSVGKDRSTVANLLRLLNLPSSIRKLVEAGDLSQGHARALLTVEDPAQARELARRAAKEGWSVREVERRAAGSARKRPAGGKLKSPVVQAIEGALQDHLQTRVEVRVARGGKGSIHIQYHNDEDFERVFELIAGKLMSEIVE; encoded by the coding sequence ATGGCTAGAGACCGACTAGGCAAAGGCTTGGGCGCTCTTCTCGGTGAGTATCTGGAGCCCGAAGTGGCCGACGGTGAGGTTCGTAAGCTCCCGCTTTCCTCGGTCATTCCGAACCCTATGCAGCCGCGACGAGTGTTTACCGATTCTGAGCTAGGGGGCCTTACGTCGTCGATCCGAGAAAATGGACTACTCCAGCCCCTCGTAGTGCGACCCGCGCCTGGCACTGCGGACCGCTACCAGCTCGTAGCGGGCGAACGTCGATTCCGGGCGGTCAACAAGCTCGAGTGGACCGAGGTGCCAGTGGTCGTAAGAGAAGCCGATGACGAGACTCTCCTAGTGCTGGCCCTAGTAGAGAATCTTCAGCGAGAGGCGTTGAACCCGTTGGAGGAAGCAGAGGGCTACCAAGCGCTCGCCGAACGGTTTGGTATGAAACAGGTAGATATTGCTCGCTCGGTGGGGAAGGATCGGTCGACTGTTGCCAACCTTTTGCGGTTACTGAACTTGCCGTCCTCCATTCGCAAACTGGTCGAGGCAGGTGACTTGAGTCAGGGGCATGCCCGGGCTCTCCTTACCGTGGAGGATCCCGCCCAGGCTCGAGAATTAGCACGACGGGCAGCTAAAGAAGGATGGTCGGTTCGTGAGGTGGAACGCCGTGCCGCTGGTTCTGCGCGGAAGCGCCCTGCTGGTGGGAAATTGAAGTCGCCGGTCGTCCAGGCGATCGAAGGCGCACTACAGGATCATTTGCAGACCAGGGTTGAAGTTCGCGTGGCACGCGGCGGCAAGGGGTCGATCCATATTCAGTATCACAACGACGAAGATTTCGAGAGAGTCTTCGAACTGATCGCCGGGAAGTTGATGTCCGAGATCGTCGAGTGA
- a CDS encoding polymer-forming cytoskeletal protein codes for MARDRDSAATPSESVISIIGPGMTIVGDCETDGTLRVEGSVEGYIKAGKAVVIGKKGVVSGDITTQDAVISGRVEGTLVAASRLELQSTCHIEGDVHTRRMQLEEGAVLNGSVHMGSESPRAIEKAAPGERTRSTPDLGKAAAIPSRG; via the coding sequence ATGGCACGTGACCGCGACAGTGCAGCGACTCCGTCCGAATCTGTGATTTCGATCATTGGCCCCGGAATGACCATCGTCGGAGACTGCGAGACCGATGGAACGTTGCGGGTCGAGGGCTCGGTAGAGGGCTACATCAAAGCCGGAAAGGCTGTAGTGATCGGCAAAAAGGGCGTCGTGAGCGGGGATATCACCACGCAGGACGCCGTCATTTCGGGTCGAGTGGAGGGTACCTTGGTGGCGGCGTCCCGATTGGAGCTCCAATCGACGTGTCACATCGAGGGTGACGTTCACACTCGCCGAATGCAACTGGAGGAAGGTGCAGTTCTGAACGGAAGTGTTCATATGGGCTCTGAGTCGCCCAGGGCCATTGAAAAAGCCGCCCCTGGAGAGCGAACCCGATCCACGCCGGACCTTGGGAAGGCGGCCGCCATACCATCCCGCGGCTGA
- a CDS encoding M23 family metallopeptidase — MLLPDGGETRTLTVSYRHLRALAATCSVVALLLTIMAGSWWYLAARATGVGELQAEVEIMTRDRARTRALVRRLESIEEQYGALRTMFGAAQPEQRTGLWLSPVSAPRRDDGGERERRGGATRPTSWPLSERGFVTQELHGGKNAQHPGLDIAVASDSYIRASGGGTIVDVGEDAVYGLFVVIDHGEGYVTLYGHASMTLVSLGQPVRERQVVALSGSTGRSTGPHLHFEVLVEGEPVDPMTLVEQPG, encoded by the coding sequence ATGTTGCTTCCAGACGGAGGAGAAACGCGGACCCTGACCGTTTCCTATAGGCACCTTCGGGCTTTGGCTGCTACCTGCTCCGTTGTCGCCTTGCTGTTGACGATCATGGCCGGATCCTGGTGGTACCTCGCAGCCAGAGCGACGGGGGTCGGTGAATTGCAAGCTGAAGTTGAAATCATGACGCGCGATAGGGCGCGCACGCGGGCACTCGTCCGGCGCCTTGAATCGATCGAAGAGCAGTACGGTGCCCTTCGGACTATGTTCGGGGCCGCGCAACCGGAACAACGAACAGGATTGTGGCTTTCTCCAGTGTCCGCTCCACGTCGCGACGACGGGGGCGAGCGAGAGCGACGGGGGGGCGCCACCCGCCCCACCTCCTGGCCACTCAGCGAGCGCGGCTTTGTTACTCAGGAGCTGCACGGCGGCAAAAACGCACAGCACCCTGGGCTCGATATTGCTGTGGCGAGCGATTCGTACATTCGGGCGTCCGGTGGTGGGACAATTGTCGACGTTGGGGAGGACGCTGTGTATGGTCTCTTTGTTGTCATCGACCACGGCGAGGGGTATGTGACCTTGTACGGCCATGCGTCCATGACTCTCGTATCCCTCGGGCAACCGGTGAGAGAGCGGCAAGTGGTCGCCCTAAGCGGCTCAACCGGTCGTTCTACGGGACCCCATCTTCATTTTGAGGTCCTAGTCGAGGGAGAGCCGGTCGACCCGATGACCTTAGTTGAGCAGCCCGGCTAG
- a CDS encoding AAA family ATPase — translation MAHVIAIANQKGGVGKTTTAINLGASLAVAEKRTLVLDIDPQGNATSGLGVATGSSRATIYNVLIGQNELYEAVVPDVHFPFLSVVPSTRDLVGAEIELVSALSRETILRQALEPLRDEYDYIIMDCPPSLGLLTINTLTAADSVLIPIQCEFYALEGLSQLLNTVRLVQRGLNPTLDVEGVLLTMFDKRLNLSRQVSEEAREYFGPKVYRSSIPRNVRLAEAPSFGQPIVLYDVLSSGAQAYLSLAHEVINRRSRASVAATAGV, via the coding sequence ATGGCCCACGTCATCGCGATTGCGAACCAGAAGGGCGGAGTCGGAAAGACCACTACCGCCATCAACCTGGGAGCATCCTTGGCTGTCGCTGAGAAGCGAACCTTGGTGCTCGATATCGACCCACAGGGAAACGCTACGAGTGGCCTCGGTGTCGCGACCGGTTCCTCCCGCGCCACTATCTATAATGTGCTGATCGGCCAGAATGAGCTCTACGAGGCGGTGGTCCCGGATGTACATTTCCCGTTTTTGAGTGTGGTGCCATCCACCCGGGACCTGGTAGGAGCCGAGATCGAACTCGTCTCTGCACTCAGCAGAGAGACGATTCTCCGGCAAGCGCTCGAGCCGTTGAGGGATGAATATGACTACATCATCATGGACTGCCCGCCGTCCCTCGGGCTATTGACCATCAATACGCTGACAGCTGCCGACTCTGTCTTGATACCGATCCAGTGTGAGTTCTACGCCCTCGAGGGGTTGAGTCAGCTTCTGAATACCGTCCGTCTTGTGCAACGGGGCTTGAATCCGACCCTCGATGTAGAGGGTGTCCTGCTTACGATGTTCGACAAACGCCTGAACCTTTCCAGGCAGGTGAGCGAGGAAGCGAGGGAGTATTTCGGTCCGAAGGTCTACCGATCGTCTATCCCTCGGAACGTTCGTCTGGCGGAAGCTCCGAGCTTCGGGCAGCCCATCGTCCTTTACGATGTGCTTTCGAGCGGAGCACAGGCCTACCTTTCACTCGCCCATGAGGTGATTAACCGCAGAAGCAGGGCTTCCGTTGCTGCGACTGCTGGAGTGTGA